A single Anopheles funestus chromosome 2RL, idAnoFuneDA-416_04, whole genome shotgun sequence DNA region contains:
- the LOC125762184 gene encoding phospholipase A2 inhibitor beta-like produces the protein MEKFHFSAMLWLTFIETSTALRFYCEVNNMCKIWNWNPRVEGTFVLHHIPNTHGTVELYNLLISSTSSELFEIFETSRQHMETSLTVKMSAIHSFVLKYGATLKSVEFENTYLSSIQFGKNCSVMKLKIKRSKLSHFPNTMQELKDLHSLTISYSLIQAVNLNILAELPRLEMLDLARNRIHSLYCAVEKSLTSMLNTVYLEQNRLRSINMNLFNGMKSLEKIDLSHNLISVVSGSLVSSGLYFLDLSFNRLLKLDCCKWIVPNLYNLLISDNLFHSLPRCIEKALINVSFVDLQNNQLHPDELFRIGKLVNLQFLTLDNNRLTHAILNKSTIPIKMKHLSLRKNKLKHLEIPYVANKDICIDVASNCISSIDWNKVSTNLTKLKMEGNPLDCSLTSSVKIRSNFLCIKNKTNDCDVHIR, from the coding sequence atggaaaagtttcatttcagTGCTATGTTGTGGTTAACATTTATTGAAACATCCACGGCACTACGTTTTTATTGTGAAGTAAACAATATGTGTAAGATATGGAACTGGAATCCACGTGTCGAAGGaacgtttgttttgcatcACATCCCGAACACACACGGAACGGTGGAACTGTACAATCTGTTGATATCGTCGACTTCCAGCGAGCTGTTCGAGATCTTCGAAACTTCACGGCAACACATGGAAACATCACTCACCGTGAAAATGTCCGCTATTCACAGCTTTGTGTTGAAGTATGGTGCAACGCTCAAATCAGTGGAGTTCGAAAACACATACCTCAGCTCGATACAGTTTGGAAAGAATTGTAGCGTAATGAAGTTGAAGATCAAGCGCAGCAAACTCTCCCATTTCCCCAATACCATGCAGGAACTGAAAGATCTGCACAGCCTCACAATAAGTTATTCGCTTATTCAAGCTGTCAATTTAAATATCCTTGCCGAGTTACCAAGGTTGGAGATGTTAGATCTGGCTAGAAACAGAATACACTCTTTATACTGTGCGGTTGAGAAGTCGTTGACATCGATGCTGAATACTGTGTACTTAGAGCAAAACAGACTAAGAAGCATCAACATGAACTTGTTCAACGGAATGAAGTCTCTGGAAAAGATCGATCTATCACACAATCTCATCAGTGTAGTCTCAGGCTCATTAGTGTCTAGTGGTTTGTATTTTCTCGATCTATCTTTTAATAGGTTACTTAAACTGGACTGCTGTAAGTGGATTGTTCCAAACTTGTACAATCTACTAATCAGTGACAATCTTTTCCACTCGCTGCCAAGGTGTATAGAGAAAGCGCTCATCAATGTGTCGTTTGTAGATTTGCAGAATAACCAACTCCATCCGGATGAATTATTTCGAATCGGAAAGCTCGTTAATCTGCAATTTTTAACATTAGACAACAACAGACTAACGCACGCCATTTTGAATAAAAGTACTATTCCAATAAAGATGAAACATTTGAGTTTGcgtaaaaacaaacttaaacaTTTAGAAATACCATACGTTGCCAATAAGGATATTTGTATCGATGTTGCATCAAACTGCATCAGCAGTATAGATTGGAACAAAGTTTCAACAAACCTGACAAAGctgaaaatggaaggaaatccGTTGGATTGCAGTCTTACATCTAGTGTTAAAATTAGGTCAAattttttgtgtataaaaaacaaaacgaacgattGTGATGTACATattagataa